Within Blattabacterium cuenoti, the genomic segment ACAAATACATGATTATGAGAAAAAATTTAAAATTCTTCAAAAAAAACAAGAAGAGTTTAATAACATGTATACAAAACAAATAGAATTACTTGAGAAAATATCCAATTACTCTTCTGAAGAAGCGAAAAATGATTTAATTGGAATTCTTAAAGAAGAAGCAAAGATAAAAGCACAATCACACATACAAAACATTATAGAAGAATCTCAATTAACTGCAAAAATGGAAGCAAAAAAAATTGTTATTCAAGCTATTCAAAGAATAGGAACAGAACAAGCAGTTGAAAATGCAGTATCTATTTTTAATATAGAATCAGATGATGTAAAAGGTCGTATAATTGGAAGGGAAGGAAGAAATATAAGAGCTTTAGAAAAAGCAACAGGAGTAGAAATCATTGTAGATGATACTCCGGAAGCAATTCTTTTATCTTGTTTTAATCCCATACGAAGAGAAGTGGCAAGATTGTCTCTTCATAAATTAGTAATAGATGGACGTATACATCCGGCAAGAATTGAAGAAATAGTAGCAAAAACAGAAAAACAAATTGAAGAAGAAATAGTAGAAATAGGAAAAAAAAATATAATAGATTTAGGAATTCATGGAATTCATCCAGAATTAATTAAAATGATAGGAAGAATGAAATATCGTTCTTCTTATGGACAAAATCTTTTACAACATTCTCGTGAAGTCGCTCATTTGTCAGGAATATTAGCTTCAGAATTAGGGTTAAATGCAAAATTAGCTAAACGTGCAGGATTGTTACACGATATTGGAAAAATTCCTGAAAAAGAATCAGAACTTCCACATGCTATTTTAGGAATGCAATGGGCAGAAAAATATGGAGAAAATATGGAAGTGTGTAATGCAATAGGAGCACATCATGATGAAATGGAAATGAAAGTTTTAATATCTCCTATTGTACAAGTATCAGATTCTATTAGTGGAGCACGTCCAGGAGTTAGAAGAAATTCTTTTGAATCTTATTCTAAAAGATTAAAAAATTTAGAAGATATAGCTTTTAGTTTTGAAGGAGTCAATAAAGCATTTGCTATGCAAGCAGGAAGAGAACTACGTGTTTTAGTAGAAAGCAAAAAAATAGATGATAAAAAAGCTTTTCAATTATCTTGTGAGATCACAGAAAAAATAAAAAAAGAAATGACTTATCCTGGGCAAATAAAAGTAACAGTGATTAGAGAAACTAGAGCTGTACAAATCGCCAAATAAAATTAATAAAAAATTATGAAAGATTCTATTACTATTACTTCATTCATTGATAAATATTTTCTTCATTTTAATGCTCTAACTTTATCAGAAGCAGCTAAAGCATATAAATATCATATCAAAAATAATGGAAAAATGATGATAACCTTAGCTGGAGCTATGAGTACAGCAGAATTAGGAAAAATATTAGCGGAAATGATAAGGAAAAATAAAGTACATATAATTTCTTGTACTGGAGCTAACTTAGAAGAAGATATAACAAATTTAATAGCTCATTCTCATTATAAAAAAATTCCCAATTATAGAGATTTAACTCCAGATGAAGAAAAAAATTTTTTAAAAAAAGGATTCAATCGTGTAACAGATACATGTATTCCGGAAGAACAAGCTTTTAAACTTTTACAAAAACATATTTTCAATATGTGGAAAAGAGCTAAAGAAAAATCTAAACGATATTTTCCTCATGAATATATTTATCAATTATTATTAGAAAATATTTTGGAACCATATTATAATATAAATTCAAAAGATAGTTGGGTATTAGCTGCTGCAAAAAAAAATTTACCTATGGTTGTTCCAGGTTGGGAAGATAGCACAATGGGAAATATTTTTTCCTCATATTGTATGAAAAAATTATTTCAACCATTCCTCGTTAAAAATGGAATAGAATACATGATTTATTTAGCTAAATGGTATCAAAAAGAATCTGCTCATAGGAAAATAGGATTTTTTCAAATAGGTGGAGGGATTTCAGGAGACTTTCCTATTTGTGTTGTTCCCATGCTTTCACAAGATATAGGATTACATCCGACTCCTTTTTGGTCTTATTTTTGTCAAATTTCAGATTCTACTACTAGCTATGGATCTTATTCTGGAGCCATTCCTAATGAAAAAATCACTTGGGGGAAACTCGATAAAGATACTCCAAAATTTATTATAGAATCAGATGCGACCATTGTTGCTCCATTAATTTTTGCATATATATTAAATATGTAAATGTAAAATTATGTATTATATGTAGTAACTTTATTATATATTTCTTTAGTTTAAAATTTAAAAAAATTATTACTCATGATGATGATGCATAATTATAATAATTATGATATTGTAGTGATAGGATCTGGTCCAGGAGGTTATATATCCGCTATTCGTGCAAGTCAACTTGGTTTTCACACCGCTATTGTAGAAAAATACCAAGAATTAGGAGGAACATGTTTAAATGTAGGATGCATTCCTTCTAAATCCCTTTTAGATTCTTCTAAATATTACTTTTTAGCTAAAAAAAACTATTATGATGAACATGGAATTTTTTTCCATAAACTTTCTTTAGATTTCCAAAAAATGATGAGGAGAAAAAATGAAATAGTAAAAAAAACAAGTAATGGAGTAAAATATTTGATGAAAAAAAACAATATTGATTTATATCAAGGGATAGCTACTTTTAAAAAAAAGAACATTCTTTCTATAAAGAATAAAGAATCTTTAAAGGAAATAAAATTCAAACATTGTATCATAGCTACAGGATCCAAACCTTTAGGTCTTCCATTTTTTTTAAATTTCAATCATAAAAAAAGAATTATTTCTTCTACAGAAGCTCTTTTTCTGAAAGAAAAACCAAATCAATTAATAATAATTGGAGGAGGAACAATAGGACTGGAATTAGGATCTATTTACAGTAGATTGGGCAGTTCTGTTACTATTATTGATTCTATGAATAGGATTATCTCAAATATGGATCATTCTTTAAGTCAAGAAATTGAAAAAATACTGAAAAAATCTTTTATTAAAATAAAAACCTCTTCGTTAGTTACGAATATCATTTCAAATGATGATAATACAGTATCAGTTCATGTCAAAGATAACAATAATGGAAATAATAAAATATATACAGGAGATTATTGTCTTATATCCATTGGAAGGAATCCTTATACAAAAAATCTAGGATTAGAAAATATAGGAATAAAAAAAAACAAAAAAGGATTCATCTTAGTTGATAATTTTTTACAAAGTTCTGTAAAAAATATTTATGCTATAGGAGATGTTATAGGTGGAAAAATGTTAGCGCACAAAGCGGAAGAAGAAGGATTATATGTAGTTGAACATATAGCAGGACAAAAACCAAATAAAATAAACTACGATTTAATTCCCTCAGTGGTATATACTTATCCTGAAATATCTAGTGTGGGAAATACAGAAGATGAAATCAAGAAAAAAGGAATAGAATATAATATAGGATATTTTCCTATGAAAATATTAGGAAGAGCTCGTGCAAGTGGAAATACTGAAGGTTTTATAAAAATTATTTCTCATAAAAAAACAGATGAAATTCTAGGAGTTCATATGATAGGAGATCATGTTTCAGATATGATTATGGAAGCCACTGTTGCAATGGAATTTCGTGCTTCTTCAGAAGACATATATAGAATTTGTCATCCACATCCTACTTTTAGCGAAGCTTTTAAAGAGGCAGCATTATTAAGTTTTGAAAATCATTCTTTACATTATTAATTCAGTTTTTGTTATACCAACAAATAGTTTTTTTTCCTTTTTTATGCAAAAATTGATTAGTCTTTAAAAAATGTTTGGATCCAAAAAAACTAATATTTGCAGAAAAAGGAGATGGATGTGAAGCTTTTAAAATATAATGTTCGTTATAAAAATTGATGACGGATGCTTTTTTTATAGCATATTTTCCCCATAATAGAAAAACAATATTCTTTTTTTTATTAGAAATTATTTGTATAATTTTTTCTGTAAAAATCTCCCATCCTTTATCTTTATGAGATCCAGGAAACCCTTCTCTAACTGTTAAAATAGAATTAAGGAGTAAAACTCCTTGTTTAGCCCATCCAATCAAAGATCCATTAGATGGAAGTAACTCCTTTCTGTTAAAAGAATTGTTGACTTCTATAAAAATATTCCTTAGTGAAGGAGGAAAAGAAATTCCATTCGGAACAGAAAAAGAAAGTCCATCTGCTTGATTTTTTTTGTAATAAGGATCTTGTCCTAAAATGACAACTTTTACTTTTTGAAAAGGACAATGATTTAAAGATGAAAAAATGTTTTTCTTTTCTGGAAAACAAATGTATTTTTTATATTCTCTGTTAAGAAAGTTTTTTAATTTTTGAAAATAAGGTTTTCCCCATTCATTTCTTAAATGAAAAATCCAATCAGAATTAATTTTTTTAATCATGTTTTCTTTTATTTTAAAAATATTTAATACTTCTCATTATTAGAATATGAGTTTTTCTGTTTTTTAACAGGAAAATCGTTCTCTCTAAAAAGAGAGAAACTTGATTATTTATTATATTCTATTACTCACCATGCAAGAATTTTTTTTTCTGAAAAAGATCTTCTTTAGTTTCAAAATGATTTTTATCTAAGATGCAACAATTCACTGGACATATTATTGCGCATTGAGGTTCATCATAAAAACCAACACACTCTGTACATTTTTCTGAAACTACAAAATAAATTTCTTGTTCCTTAGGATTTTTAGGAATAGTAGGATCCATTTCTAATTCTTTGTTTTTTCCTTTCTTTAAAGAAGTTCCGTCTGACATTCTCCACATCTTCCCTCCTTCATAAATAGCTCTATTAGGACATTCTGATTCACATGCTCCACAATTAATACATTCTTCTGTGATTTTTATGGACATTGAAAATAAATTATATTATATATACTATTAGTTAGTAAATATAAATGAAAAAAATATAGTGTATGATTTTTTAAATATTAATGTTTTTTTTTTTGAAAAATGACAGGGAGACTAACCTAGTATAATGTTGTAAAAAGACTTAAAATGGAACTTTAATAATTAATTTATCATTATCATCAATATCAACTTTTTTTAATATTTTTCCATCTACTATAGGAGCAGATAATCCTTTTTTTAAGGAAAAAGAACGATAACATAAAAAAATTCTAGATTCGTCCCAAATATTTTTTTCAATGAAACTTTCTAAAGTCATTTTTCCTCCTTCTACAATTAAGGATAAAATTTTTTTTTGATATAAATGATTTAATATATTCTTTATGATTCCTTTATCGAAAGAAATCTGAACAAATTCTATATTTTTTTTATTTTCTTTTTTTTTTTCCGTAAAAACAATTGTATGTTGTTCTCCATTAAAAACAAAATAAGAAGTAGATATATTCAAATTTCTATCAAGAATAATCCGAATAGGATTCTTTCCAAACCATTTTCTAACATTTAATTTAGGATTATCATTTAATACAGTTTTTTTTCCTACTAAAAGACTATCCTCTTCTGATCTCCATTTATGACTCAATTGTCTAGAATAAATCCCACTAATCCAAAAACGTTTACGATCTTTTTTATTATTAAAAGAATAATCCATAAATCCGTTATCACTTTGTGCCCATTTTAATATAACATAAGGTCTATTTTTTTCATAGAAAGTAAAAAAACGTTTATTCAAAAAACGACATTGATCTTCTAAAACATTTTCTATAACTTCTACTCCATATTCTTTTAATTTTTGTATGCCTAATCCTTTTTTCTTATAAGAAGGATCTCGTACACCTATTACCACTCTAGGGATATTTCTTTTAAGAATTAAATCAACACAAGGAGGAGTTTTTCCAAAATGAACACATGGTTCTAATGTCACATAAAGAGTAGAATCAGAAAATAAAGAAATATCCTTTACCATATTAATAGCATTAACTTCTGCATGAGATTTTCCTGCTTGATAATGCCATCCTTCAGAAAGAATTAAACCATTTCTTTCTATGACACATCCTACCATAGGATTAGGAGAAGTAGATCCCAACCCCTTTTTAGCCAATTGAATGGCTCTATACATAAAAATTATTTTCTCTTTCATAATAAAAACGCATCACATTTTTTTTAAATGTGTTTTTTTTATTTTTACTTGATTGAAAAAACTAAGAATTCCATATTTTCCAAGATTCTTCTGCTTGAATCCGTAACATTTCTAATCCATTTCTAATCATAGCTCCTCTCTTTTCTCCTTTTTTTAAGAACAAAGTTTTAGATGGATTATAAACTACATCATAAAGATAGTGATAAGAAGAAATATATTGATAAGGTAAAGGAGGACATAATTTTACCATAGGATAAGTTCCTAAAGGAGTGCAATTAATGATAATCTTACAATTTTCTATTAAATCTTTATTTAATTCTTCATACACAATAAAATTCTTATTTTTTTTCTTTCTAGAAACATATTTATATGGAATTTTCCATTTTCTTAAAATAAATGAAATAGATTTAGAGACACCTCCAGTTCCAAGAATCAAAGCAGACATTGTATTATTGTTTTCATGATATGCAAATTTATTCATATCCTTTTGAAAGGATAACTCAAATCCTAAAACATCTGTATTGTATCCAATTCTTCTATGTTGATTCTGTATTTTAACTACATTTACTGAACCAATAGATTTTGCTTCTGGCATAACTTGAGTAAGAAAAGGAATAACACTCGTTTTATATGGAATAGTAATGTTGCACCCTTTTAAATAAGGATTTTTAAAAATATATAAAATATCCTCTATATTTGGAATATCAAAGATTTCGTAAGTCACATGATGAATAGATTCCTTTTTAAATTTTTCTAAAAAAAAATTCTTTGAAAAAGAATAACTGATTTTCTTTCCAACTAGTCCAAAAATAGATTTATCATATTTTTTTTTTTCTATTTTCAAAGCAAAAAAAATTACCTATTCTTCTTTTTTTAATCTCATACGTTCTCTGTATCTAGCTTTTAAAATTTTATTTCTTCTTCCTTCAGAAGGTTTTATATATTGTTGTTTTTCTCTAAATTCTTTTAAAATACGCGTTTTATCGAATTTTTTTTTACATTTCTTCAAGGCCTTATCGATTGATTCACCTTCTCTTACTGTCGTAATTAATACCACCATATAAACAAATTTCTGTGGACACTATCGGATTTGAACCGACGACCTCTACTCTGTCAAAGTAGCGCTCTAAACCAACTGAGCTAAATGTCCTTGAACTTTTTTTTTAACTTAACTAACAAAATTAAATATTTTTTTTTGATGCAAAAAAATCACTATTAATTACTTTACTAAAGAAATAAATCTGAATTTTTCCAAAAAAATGTCATACAATATTTTAGAAAAATCTATAGAACATTTAAAAGGAGTAAGCTCAAAAAAAGCCCGTCTATTTAATATTGAATTGAATATTCATACATATGAAGATTTACTTTCTTTTTATCCAAAAAAATATATTAATTGCTCCATATTAAATATATCAGAATTCAAATCAAATATTGAAAAAAATAATAACAATAATATAATACAAATATTAGGAAAAGTAACCAAGATAGAAGAAAAAAAAATTAATCCTAATAATAAAAAAGGAAGAATTATATTGATAGCACGTTTAGAAGATCATACAGGTTTTATTGAATTGGTATGGTTTCAAAAAATAAATTTTTTTAAGAAAAATATTAAAAAAAATGTTCCAATAGTCGTATTAATTTTTGGAAACATTAAATTATATCAAAAAAAAATTCAAATTATTCATCCAAATATTCAAAAATTCAAACTCAAAAATAATTTTTATCCTATCTACTCTATTTCTAAAAAATTTAAAGAAAACGGAATCAATAATTTATTGATGATTAATCTATTACAAAACTTAATAAAAGAATCAAAAAATGAGATAAAAGAAATTTTCTTTCAAGATATTATTATTAAAAAAAAATTAATGCCAAGAAAAGAAGCGTTAATTCAAATACATTTTCCTAAATCTTCAGAAAAACTATTTCAAGCACAATATCGTTTAAAATTTGAAGAATTGTTCTTTTTAAAATTATCTTTCTTATATAAGAATAAAAACACAACATCATTATCCAGTTATCCTTTTTACAAATTAGGGAAAAATTTTTCAAAATTCTACAAATATTTCTTACCCTTTACTTTAACAGAAGAACAAAAAAGAGTTTTTAAAGAAATATGGAATGACTTAAAAAAACCTATTCAAATGAATAGATTATTACAAGGAGATGTAGGATGTGGAAAAACGATAATAGCTATATTATCAATGCTTGTTGCTTTAGATAATGGGTTTCAATCTTGTTTGATGGTTCCAACTGAAGTTTTAGCTGTACAACATTATTCTTCCATAAAAAAAATGTTTTCTGAAATTGGAGTTAAAATAGCTTTATTAACAAGTTCCACTTCTAATAAAAGACGTGAATGTATCTATCATGATCTTTTCACAGGAAAGATTTCTATTTTAATAGGAACACATACTTTAATTCAAGATAAAGTTATTTTTAAAAATCTTGGATTAGCAATAATAGATGAGCAACAACGTTTTGGAGTGGAACAAAGAGCAAAAATTTGGGAAAAAAATAAAAAACCTCCTCACATATTAATCATGACAGCAACACCTATTCCTAGAACTTTAGCTATGACTCTTTACAAAAATTTAAAAATTTCTATTATTAAAGAATATCCTAAAGGAAGAAAACCAATTAAAACCGTTCATTTTTTCAATAAAATGAGATATAAAGTATTTGAAATAATAAAAAATCAAATTATAAAAGGAAGACAAATATACATTGTCTATCCTACTATAGAAGAAAAGGAAAAATTTAGTAGATATCAAAATTTAATAAAAGGATATCATATTTTAAAAGAAAAATTCAAAAATTTGGAAAATCAAATTGGAATTTTACATGGAAAAATGACACCTCAAGAAAAAAACATTCAAATGATTCGATTTTTACGTGGAGAAACTAAAATAATGGTTTCTACTACCGTTATAGAAGTAGGAGTTGATGTTCCAAATGCTTCAATCATTTTAATAGAAAATGCAGATTGTTTTGGATTGTCTCAATTACATCAATTAAGAGGGAGAGTAGGAAGAGGAGTTCACCAAAGTTATTGCATTCTTATGACAAATGATAAAATTAGTATTGAAGGACATTTTAGAATAAAAAAAATGTGTCAAACTAATAACGGTTTAGAAATTGCAAAAGAAGATCTTAAATTACGAGGAAGTGGAGATTTAACAGGAACAAAACAAAGCGGAAGAACTTCTTATTTAAGAATTGCAAATCTTATGAAAGATTATCAGCTCATGAAAGAAGTTATTCCTA encodes:
- the recG gene encoding ATP-dependent DNA helicase RecG; the encoded protein is MSYNILEKSIEHLKGVSSKKARLFNIELNIHTYEDLLSFYPKKYINCSILNISEFKSNIEKNNNNNIIQILGKVTKIEEKKINPNNKKGRIILIARLEDHTGFIELVWFQKINFFKKNIKKNVPIVVLIFGNIKLYQKKIQIIHPNIQKFKLKNNFYPIYSISKKFKENGINNLLMINLLQNLIKESKNEIKEIFFQDIIIKKKLMPRKEALIQIHFPKSSEKLFQAQYRLKFEELFFLKLSFLYKNKNTTSLSSYPFYKLGKNFSKFYKYFLPFTLTEEQKRVFKEIWNDLKKPIQMNRLLQGDVGCGKTIIAILSMLVALDNGFQSCLMVPTEVLAVQHYSSIKKMFSEIGVKIALLTSSTSNKRRECIYHDLFTGKISILIGTHTLIQDKVIFKNLGLAIIDEQQRFGVEQRAKIWEKNKKPPHILIMTATPIPRTLAMTLYKNLKISIIKEYPKGRKPIKTVHFFNKMRYKVFEIIKNQIIKGRQIYIVYPTIEEKEKFSRYQNLIKGYHILKEKFKNLENQIGILHGKMTPQEKNIQMIRFLRGETKIMVSTTVIEVGVDVPNASIILIENADCFGLSQLHQLRGRVGRGVHQSYCILMTNDKISIEGHFRIKKMCQTNNGLEIAKEDLKLRGSGDLTGTKQSGRTSYLRIANLMKDYQLMKEVIPIAKNFFYKNPNFLLTQKTTTKSHFYKYYKSFWGRIS
- a CDS encoding 4Fe-4S binding protein, coding for MSIKITEECINCGACESECPNRAIYEGGKMWRMSDGTSLKKGKNKELEMDPTIPKNPKEQEIYFVVSEKCTECVGFYDEPQCAIICPVNCCILDKNHFETKEDLFQKKKFLHGE
- the rpsU gene encoding 30S ribosomal protein S21, coding for MVLITTVREGESIDKALKKCKKKFDKTRILKEFREKQQYIKPSEGRRNKILKARYRERMRLKKEE
- the ribD gene encoding bifunctional diaminohydroxyphosphoribosylaminopyrimidine deaminase/5-amino-6-(5-phosphoribosylamino)uracil reductase RibD codes for the protein MKEKIIFMYRAIQLAKKGLGSTSPNPMVGCVIERNGLILSEGWHYQAGKSHAEVNAINMVKDISLFSDSTLYVTLEPCVHFGKTPPCVDLILKRNIPRVVIGVRDPSYKKKGLGIQKLKEYGVEVIENVLEDQCRFLNKRFFTFYEKNRPYVILKWAQSDNGFMDYSFNNKKDRKRFWISGIYSRQLSHKWRSEEDSLLVGKKTVLNDNPKLNVRKWFGKNPIRIILDRNLNISTSYFVFNGEQHTIVFTEKKKENKKNIEFVQISFDKGIIKNILNHLYQKKILSLIVEGGKMTLESFIEKNIWDESRIFLCYRSFSLKKGLSAPIVDGKILKKVDIDDNDKLIIKVPF
- the lpdA gene encoding dihydrolipoyl dehydrogenase; this translates as MMMMHNYNNYDIVVIGSGPGGYISAIRASQLGFHTAIVEKYQELGGTCLNVGCIPSKSLLDSSKYYFLAKKNYYDEHGIFFHKLSLDFQKMMRRKNEIVKKTSNGVKYLMKKNNIDLYQGIATFKKKNILSIKNKESLKEIKFKHCIIATGSKPLGLPFFLNFNHKKRIISSTEALFLKEKPNQLIIIGGGTIGLELGSIYSRLGSSVTIIDSMNRIISNMDHSLSQEIEKILKKSFIKIKTSSLVTNIISNDDNTVSVHVKDNNNGNNKIYTGDYCLISIGRNPYTKNLGLENIGIKKNKKGFILVDNFLQSSVKNIYAIGDVIGGKMLAHKAEEEGLYVVEHIAGQKPNKINYDLIPSVVYTYPEISSVGNTEDEIKKKGIEYNIGYFPMKILGRARASGNTEGFIKIISHKKTDEILGVHMIGDHVSDMIMEATVAMEFRASSEDIYRICHPHPTFSEAFKEAALLSFENHSLHY
- a CDS encoding deoxyhypusine synthase family protein; translation: MKDSITITSFIDKYFLHFNALTLSEAAKAYKYHIKNNGKMMITLAGAMSTAELGKILAEMIRKNKVHIISCTGANLEEDITNLIAHSHYKKIPNYRDLTPDEEKNFLKKGFNRVTDTCIPEEQAFKLLQKHIFNMWKRAKEKSKRYFPHEYIYQLLLENILEPYYNINSKDSWVLAAAKKNLPMVVPGWEDSTMGNIFSSYCMKKLFQPFLVKNGIEYMIYLAKWYQKESAHRKIGFFQIGGGISGDFPICVVPMLSQDIGLHPTPFWSYFCQISDSTTSYGSYSGAIPNEKITWGKLDKDTPKFIIESDATIVAPLIFAYILNM
- the rny gene encoding ribonuclease Y, yielding MKINVGFSVLMGFMIGIITCYFFGKKTILKKYIQLLEKANIQAKRIIKNAEKEGESIKRKKIIQAKEKFIELKYKHEKDVHFREKKIIDGEKKTKEKENRLSKEIEIYFKKNNRLEGQIHDYEKKFKILQKKQEEFNNMYTKQIELLEKISNYSSEEAKNDLIGILKEEAKIKAQSHIQNIIEESQLTAKMEAKKIVIQAIQRIGTEQAVENAVSIFNIESDDVKGRIIGREGRNIRALEKATGVEIIVDDTPEAILLSCFNPIRREVARLSLHKLVIDGRIHPARIEEIVAKTEKQIEEEIVEIGKKNIIDLGIHGIHPELIKMIGRMKYRSSYGQNLLQHSREVAHLSGILASELGLNAKLAKRAGLLHDIGKIPEKESELPHAILGMQWAEKYGENMEVCNAIGAHHDEMEMKVLISPIVQVSDSISGARPGVRRNSFESYSKRLKNLEDIAFSFEGVNKAFAMQAGRELRVLVESKKIDDKKAFQLSCEITEKIKKEMTYPGQIKVTVIRETRAVQIAK
- a CDS encoding uracil-DNA glycosylase translates to MIKKINSDWIFHLRNEWGKPYFQKLKNFLNREYKKYICFPEKKNIFSSLNHCPFQKVKVVILGQDPYYKKNQADGLSFSVPNGISFPPSLRNIFIEVNNSFNRKELLPSNGSLIGWAKQGVLLLNSILTVREGFPGSHKDKGWEIFTEKIIQIISNKKKNIVFLLWGKYAIKKASVINFYNEHYILKASHPSPFSANISFFGSKHFLKTNQFLHKKGKKTICWYNKN
- a CDS encoding shikimate dehydrogenase family protein, which gives rise to MKIEKKKYDKSIFGLVGKKISYSFSKNFFLEKFKKESIHHVTYEIFDIPNIEDILYIFKNPYLKGCNITIPYKTSVIPFLTQVMPEAKSIGSVNVVKIQNQHRRIGYNTDVLGFELSFQKDMNKFAYHENNNTMSALILGTGGVSKSISFILRKWKIPYKYVSRKKKNKNFIVYEELNKDLIENCKIIINCTPLGTYPMVKLCPPLPYQYISSYHYLYDVVYNPSKTLFLKKGEKRGAMIRNGLEMLRIQAEESWKIWNS